The nucleotide sequence CGGCGAAGCCGAGCTGTCGGCGTTGATCGCAACGGTCTGCTCGGCAGCCGACGACGCGCCGACGACGGTGAGCTGATGCGGGGTCGCCGGCAGCGCGCCGACGGCGTAGCTCGGCAGCTCGCCGGCCGTGGCCGCGCCGGTCAGCAGCGCCAGGGCAACGAGGGAGCCGGGAATGATGTGCTTGATGGTCATGGGAGGAGTCCTTCTGTGACGATGATCGATCGCATCACGTGCAACCGTTTTCGTTTCCTTGGACGCTCCCTAGCGTTGTGAGTGTTATATGCGCTGCAACATGATTTGACAATTCATCGATTGGTGATGCGGTTAAAAAGCAGCGATTTACCTGCTGTGATGCGGGATGCGAATGATCCGATTTGTGATCCGGAATGAGATTGGAATGGAGTTGCGCGGGGGCGGGTGCGATTGAAACAAATGCTTAGGCGGCGTGGCCTGACGCGCAGGAGGGAGTGGCAATACTTGTCGAATCTCGCTCGCACTTGCGATTGAGGCACGAGGTGCGATTGCGATCGTCCGGCATTCGTAAAGTTTTAGCTAAACGTCACAGAGCGGCCCAGGGCGATTCATCGTTCGAAGTCGTGTGACGTAACTCGGTGCGCCGACTTGAGATGGTGTGCACTCCGTCGTCATTGCGAGGAGCGAAGCGACGAAGCAATCCAGAGTCTCGCGCGTTGCCTTGGATTGCTTCGCTCGCAATGACGAGGGGGCTGCTCCTGACTGCGCCCTCTCCCCTTGCGGGAGAGGGCATGTAGGACCGGTCAGCAAACTCGGTCGGGTGAGGGGTATCTCTCCGCGAGTCGCGCTCGCGGAGAGATACCCCTCACCCGAGCGAACGTGTGGACGGGTCGGCGATGCCCTCTCCCGCAAGGGGAGGGCGCTGTATCTCGCAGCGGAAAGAAAAGAAGTCCGAGTATCGCAGCGACGGCTACGGCCCCGTCAATCCACGAACTGATCGCGGGTGTAGCCCTGGGCGTAGAGCAGAGCGGTGAGGTCGCCGTGGTCGATTCGGGCTGACGCTGCGGCGGAGACGGCGGGCTTGGCGTGATAGGCGACGCCGAGGCCGGCGGCTTCGATCATGCCGAGGTCGTTGGCGCCGTCGCCGACGGCCAGCGTGTCGATCTCGTCGAGATCGAACGACTCGCGCAGCTCGACCAAAGTGGCGAGCTTGGCGTCGCGGCCGATGATCGGCTCGCGGACCTCGCCGGTGAGCTTGCCGGCGTCGATGACGAGTTCGTTGGCGCGGTTCTCCTGGAAGCCGATCTTGGCTGCGACGGCATTGGTGAACAAGGTGAAGCCGCCGGAGATCAGGCAGGTGTAGGCGCCGTGGGCGCGCATGGTCATGACCAGCTGGCGGCCGCCCGGCGTCAGCTTGATGCGCTTGGCGAGCACCTCGTCGACGACGCTGACCGGCAGGTCCTTCAGCAGCGCGACGCGCTCGCGCAAGGCCGGTTCGAAGGCGATCTCGCCGCGCATCGCGCGCTCGGTGATGGCGGCGACCTTCGGCTTCAGCCCGGCAAAATCGGCCAGCTCGTCGATGCATTCCTGACCGATCATGGTCGAGTCCATGTCCGCCAGAAAAAGCTTCTTGCGCCTGACCGCCTCAGGCTGCACCACGATGTCGATCGGCATGTCGCCGCGCAGATCGCGCAGCCGCGCCTCGAGCTTGTGGATCTCGCCGTCATGCGAGAACGGGATGTCGATCGCGACCTCGTCGAACAGCCAGCGCGGCGTGCCCGGCTGTGGCAGCACGGCCAGGAAGGCCTCCACGATGGTGGTATCAAGCGCGGGATCGGCGGGATTGCAGATGAAGGTGGCGACGAGAGACATCAGGTGACTTCGCTAAGCGACAACAAAGCGGTGCTTATCGCAGGGCCGACCGCCAGCGGCAAGTCGGCGCTGGCCATGGAACTTGCGCAAAAAGCGGGCGGGATGGTCATTAATACCGATTCCATGCAGGTCTATCGCGATCTCCGGGTGCTGACGGCGCGGCCGACGGCCGAGGAAGAAGCTGCCGTGCCGCACCGGCTTTATGGGCATGTCGATGCCGCCGTGAACTACTCGGCCGGCCATTTTGTCCGTGATGCCACCGAGGTGCTTGAAGAGGTCAGGCGCGACGGGCGGCTGCCGATCTTCATCGGCGGCACCGGGCTGTACTTCAAGGCGCTGACGCGGGGGCTCTCGGCGGTGCCACCGGTGCCGGACGAGGTGCGAGACGCCGTGCGCGACAGGCTCGAGCGCGATGGTGTCGAGGCGCTGCATGCCGAGCTGGCGCAGCGCGATCCGGCGGCGGGTGCGCGGCTGAACGTTCGCGACCGTACCCGGGTGGCCCGGGCGCTGGAGGTGATCGAGGCCACCGGTCGGCCATTGGCTGACTGGCACGCGGAGACGACGGCACCGCTGCTGTCGGAGGGGAGCTACCAGGGTGTGTTCATCGCTCCGGAGCGCGAGGCGCTGTATGCGCGGATCGATGCGCGGTTCGAGGTGATGCTGGCGGCCGGTGCGCTGGCGGAGGTCGAACGGCTCGCCGCCCGCGGCCTCGATCCGCTGCTGCCCGCGATGAAGGCGCACGGCGTGCCGGCGATGATCCGCTATTTCAGGGGCGAGATCACGCGCGAAGAGGCGGCCACCATCGGCAAGGCCGACACGAGGCATTACGCCAAGCGGCAGTTCACCTGGTTTCGGCACCAGCTCCCGGAGTTCGAATGGATGAGCCCGGAGGCGGCGAGGGCTTGGGTGGCAGGCTGACAACCAGACGACAAAGCGGAGGACGAGATGGGAGATATTCTGATCCGCGACTTGGACGAGGGCATCGAGGAATTGCTGCGGCGCAGGCTCGACGGCTTGGCCGCAGCCTCGACCAGTACCTGTTGGACCTCGTCGAAGAGCTTGCGCGCGAGGAACAGGCCGCGCTCGACGACATCGTGCCGTTTGGGACATGGCTGTACACGATCACCAGACCCGGTGTGGACATCGAAGCAGCCCTGGAGTGGATCCGGGGCGGGCCCCCAACCTCCGATCAGTGATCCAGACGTTGACGACGGCAGGCGCCGCGAGCTCAGTCTCACCCTCCCCTGGAGGGGGAGGGTCGATCGCGCGCGAAGCGGGCGAGCGGGGTGGGGGTGGGCCGCGGACACCGGTGCAGATGGAGAGATCACCCCACCCCGGCTCATACGCGCTTCGCGCCTATGAGCCGACCCTCCCCCTCCAGGGGAGGGTGGCGGCGGGGCCGACATCCAACCTGGAGGCGAACCCGTCGTTGGGAATGCCACGGCTGCGTAATTACCGCTCGCCGAACCGCAAATTCCGCGCTACCTTGACAAAATCGCGCTGACGAGCCTCGCTTTGCCTTGACATCAAGGTCACCATGGTTATGTTCGCGCAACCTTTGGGAAGCCAACTCGCCGTCATGCGCAATTTTATTGCCATTCTCCTTATCGTAGTCGTACCCAGGCGCATCGCCGGGGATGGCTAGCGGCCATCCAAAATCCGAGCGGTGCGCAGGGCCTTCCAGGGCCCTTTTTTATTGCCCGGAAGCCACCACCGATCCTGAACCAAGCGACTTAAAGCCAGACCGAACCGACCGACCAAACGACCACCCGCTTTCGAGAAGCGATCCGGAGCCTGCCATGACCGACAAGAGCCACGATCCGAACCAGATGACCGGCGCCGCGATGATCGTGCGCGCGCTCATCGACCACGGCGTGCAGCACATCTTCGGCTATCCCGGCGGCGCGGTGCTTCCGATCTATGACGAGATCTTCCAGCAGAGCGAGGTCGAGCACATCCTGGTCCGTCACGAGCAGGGCGCCGGCCACGCCGCCGAGGGCTATGCGCGCTCGACCGGCAAGCCGGGCGTCGTGCTGGTGACCTCGGGCCCCGGCGCCACCAACATGGTGACGCCACTGGCGGACGCGATGATGGATTCGATCCCGCTGGTCTGCATCACCGGCCAGGTGCCGACGCATCTGATCGGCAACGACGCGTTCCAGGAGTGCGACACCGTCGGCATCACCCGGCCCTGCACCAAGCACAATTGGCTGGTCCGCAACGTCAACGATCTGGCCAAGGTGCTGCACGAGGCGTTCTATGTCGCCACGTCGGGCCGGCCGGGTCCGGTCGTCGTCGACGTGCCGAAGGACGTGCAGTTCGCGACCGGCACCTATCATCCGCCGCGCAAGTCCGACGTCCACATCTCCTACGCGCCGCGCGTCAAGGGCGACGCGATGCAGATCCGCAAAGCCGTCGCCCTCTTGGCCTCCGCCAAGCGGCCGGTGATCTATTCCGGTGGTGGCGTCATCAATTCGGGCACCGAGGCCTCGCGGCTGCTGCGCGAACTGGTCGAGGTCACCGGCTTTCCGATCACCTCGACCCTGATGGGGCTGGGCGCCTATCCGGCGTCGGGTCCCAACTGGCTGGGCATGCTCGGCATGCACGGCACCTACGAGGCCAACATGACGATGCATGATTGCGACGTCATGCTGTGCGTCGGCGCGCGCTTCGACGACCGCATCACCGGCCGCACCGACGCGTTCTCGCCGAACTCGAAGAAGATCCACATCGACATCGATCCGTCCTCGATCAACAAGAACATCCGTGTCGACGTGCCGATCATCGGCGATTGCGGCGACGTGCTCGCCGACATCCTGCAGGTGTTCAAGGCCGAGGCGAAAAAGCCGGACATCAAGTCGTGGTGGCAGGAGATCGCCGTCTGGCGCGCGCGCAACTCGCTCGCCTACA is from Bradyrhizobium sp. ORS 285 and encodes:
- a CDS encoding acetolactate synthase 3 large subunit; its protein translation is MTDKSHDPNQMTGAAMIVRALIDHGVQHIFGYPGGAVLPIYDEIFQQSEVEHILVRHEQGAGHAAEGYARSTGKPGVVLVTSGPGATNMVTPLADAMMDSIPLVCITGQVPTHLIGNDAFQECDTVGITRPCTKHNWLVRNVNDLAKVLHEAFYVATSGRPGPVVVDVPKDVQFATGTYHPPRKSDVHISYAPRVKGDAMQIRKAVALLASAKRPVIYSGGGVINSGTEASRLLRELVEVTGFPITSTLMGLGAYPASGPNWLGMLGMHGTYEANMTMHDCDVMLCVGARFDDRITGRTDAFSPNSKKIHIDIDPSSINKNIRVDVPIIGDCGDVLADILQVFKAEAKKPDIKSWWQEIAVWRARNSLAYKPNRDVIMPQYAIQRLFELTRGRDTYITTEVGQHQMWAAQFYGFEEPHRWMTSGGLGTMGYGLPAAIGVQVAHPDSLVIDIGGDASVQMTMQEMSTAVQYELPVKIFILNNQYMGMVRQWQQLLHGNRLSHSYSEALPDFVKLAEAYGGVGLQVSKPGDLDGAIKEMISVKKPVLFDCRVAALENCFPMIPSGKAHNEMILPAEASDPAAAFAGGKALV
- the miaA gene encoding tRNA (adenosine(37)-N6)-dimethylallyltransferase MiaA — translated: MTSLSDNKAVLIAGPTASGKSALAMELAQKAGGMVINTDSMQVYRDLRVLTARPTAEEEAAVPHRLYGHVDAAVNYSAGHFVRDATEVLEEVRRDGRLPIFIGGTGLYFKALTRGLSAVPPVPDEVRDAVRDRLERDGVEALHAELAQRDPAAGARLNVRDRTRVARALEVIEATGRPLADWHAETTAPLLSEGSYQGVFIAPEREALYARIDARFEVMLAAGALAEVERLAARGLDPLLPAMKAHGVPAMIRYFRGEITREEAATIGKADTRHYAKRQFTWFRHQLPEFEWMSPEAARAWVAG
- the serB gene encoding phosphoserine phosphatase SerB; translation: MSLVATFICNPADPALDTTIVEAFLAVLPQPGTPRWLFDEVAIDIPFSHDGEIHKLEARLRDLRGDMPIDIVVQPEAVRRKKLFLADMDSTMIGQECIDELADFAGLKPKVAAITERAMRGEIAFEPALRERVALLKDLPVSVVDEVLAKRIKLTPGGRQLVMTMRAHGAYTCLISGGFTLFTNAVAAKIGFQENRANELVIDAGKLTGEVREPIIGRDAKLATLVELRESFDLDEIDTLAVGDGANDLGMIEAAGLGVAYHAKPAVSAAASARIDHGDLTALLYAQGYTRDQFVD